The genomic stretch TCTCGAAGCCGTGCCAGGTGTTGTCGGCAGGCACGAAGATCATCGCCAGATTCGGGCCGAAGGGCGAGCGACCGACATGCTCTTCCTTCGAGGCGTAGATGTCGGTCCCGAGCTTTTCGTGGCCGGCTTCGTCGGAAAGATAGACCAGCAGCGTGAAGAGCTTGACGCCGATATCGGTATGCGGCTCCAGCCAGAAACCGTCCGTGTCCTGGGCATATTCGATCCGGAGGCTTGATCCGTCGAGACGGGTGCCGAAGGTCTTTGCGATGAAGCCGGACACATCCGGCGACTGGAACGCGGCGGCGACGGCGGCGCAGCTGTCATACTTCGCCTTGTTCTCCTGGTCGAAATAGTGCCGGCTCTTGTTGTGGACCTCGCGCGTGCCGGAAACGCCGCCGAGATCCGGCCGCGGAAAATCAAGCGCCTGAAGGTCGGCAAGCAGGGCGCCGGGAAACAGGTCCTTGACCAGCCAGTGCCGATAGGGGGTCGGGTTTGCCTCGGCATTCGCAAACGCCGTTTTCACGTGTTCGCCGACATTGCCGTATTTCGCTTCAGTCATATTGGAAACCATTCTGCGTTTGAACTGGCGCAACCCTACATGCATCGCCGATGCCGCACAACTGTCGGGGCGATGAAGCGCCGGACCGGCTATTTGCCGGGTTTGCCGGTCTTGCTCCTGCGCCGGCCGCGCTGTTTCTGCTCGGCGGGATCCTCATAGGAGCCGGCGCCGATCTTGCCGCGCTTGACCGGCTTGTCATCGCCGCCGCGCGGCTTTTCGGTGCGCCCCACCGTCATCTCGTCCAGCGTGTTCTTGCGGAAAAGCGGCCGCGCCGTGTCGGTACCCGGACCCATGTCGTCGAGCGAGGGGCGGGCGAAATAAGAGCCGCTGTCGTCGCCCGACGATGTCGGCGCTGCCTCGGCCTGGCGCGATTCGGCCTTTTCCAGCTTGTCGTCCATGCCCTCGAGTTCGGCGGCCTTCAGCCGCTTGATCTCGTCGCGCAGCCGTGCGGCGGTTTCGAAATCGAGGTCGGCGGCGGCGTCGCGCATCTGCTTTTCCAGCGCTTCCAGATGGGCCTGCAGATTGTTGCCGACAAGATGTCCGTCCTTGGCAAAGCCCTTGCCGCCCTTGGCGCCGATATCGGCGCGGACATGGTCCTTCTCGTAGACCGAATCGAGAATGTCGGAGATCCGCGCCTTGACCGATTCCGGCGTGATGCCGTGCTCTTCATTGTAGACGAGCTGCTTCTCGCGGCGGCGGCTGGTCTCCTCCATGGCGCGCTGCATAGAACCGGTCACCTGATCGGCATAGAGGATCACCCTGCCGT from Martelella sp. AD-3 encodes the following:
- a CDS encoding 2OG-Fe(II) oxygenase — its product is MTEAKYGNVGEHVKTAFANAEANPTPYRHWLVKDLFPGALLADLQALDFPRPDLGGVSGTREVHNKSRHYFDQENKAKYDSCAAVAAAFQSPDVSGFIAKTFGTRLDGSSLRIEYAQDTDGFWLEPHTDIGVKLFTLLVYLSDEAGHEKLGTDIYASKEEHVGRSPFGPNLAMIFVPADNTWHGFEKRPIAGVRKSLIINYVKPEWRAREQLAFPEDPIRTA